The genomic DNA GCACCAACTCCACCATCCCGTCATAGCCGGCATAGGGGTGGTGTCGCTCCTGGTTGATGTCGAGCCAGGGCATCTTCGCTTTCAGCGCGATGAATTGCGTGCGTCCGCCCGATAGCATGATGTCGGCCTTGTGCTCGGCAAGCATGGCATAGAGGTCGCGCGGCGCCATCGACTCGAACATGTGGTTTCTCGTCCTTGAGATCTGCTTGATCCGCTCCTTGTCCTCGACCGTCGATTTCTTCACCGACGTGCCAACGATTTCGACGCCGATCTCCATCAGCGCGTGGACGACCGACCAGGACTTCACGCCCCCGGTGTTGAGCAGCACGCGCTTGCCTTGGAGCGGTGGCCGGTAGGCCTCCAGCCTCCGCCAGGCGGTCGCCTCCTCCTCCGCGATCAGCGCTTCCGTCCGGTCAAGCAGCTCCGGATCGGCACCCCTCCTCACCAGCAGCCCGGCGATCTGCCGCAACGCTTCCGACGTGTCGGTGATGCCGTAGAAAGAGCCCTCGAAGAACGGGATGCCCCAACGCTCCTCCATCTTGCGGGCGAGATTGATGAGTGCGGTCGAGCACACCATCATCGTCGCCCGCGCGCGGTGCGCGGAGGCGACGTCGAGATAGCGCGCATCGCCCGGGATGCAGGCGCGCACCCGAATGCCGAGCCTGTCCAGCAGCGGCTTCACCAGCCAGAATTCGCCCGACAGATTGAACTCGCCGAGAATGTTGATGTCGTAAGCGCCGGCATCGTCCGGCTCGACCGTGCCGATGACATGGTCAAGCAGCGCTTCGCCTGCGAGCTTATTGCCGAGGTTCTTCGAGCCGACGAAGCCGGGTGCGTTGACCGGCACAACCGGCAGTCCGAACTTTTCCGCTGCGCGCTTGCAGACGGCCTCGATATCGTCGCCGATCAGCGCTGTTACGCAGGTCGAATAGACGAAGACCGCAGGCGGCGAATAGGCCTCCTTGATCTCGCGGATCGCCTTGAAGAGCTTCCGCTCGCCCTGCCCCATCACCACGTCGAGTTCGGTCAAGTCGGTGGTGAAGCTGGTGCGCCACAGCGTCGGCCCTGACGAGGCGGCGCCGCGATTGT from Mesorhizobium sp. M1E.F.Ca.ET.045.02.1.1 includes the following:
- the nifE gene encoding nitrogenase iron-molybdenum cofactor biosynthesis protein NifE; translated protein: MSSLSAKIQDVFNEPACDKNRGKEAKARKKGCSKPLTPGAAAGGCAFDGAKIVLQPITDVAHLIHAPLACEGNSWDNRGAASSGPTLWRTSFTTDLTELDVVMGQGERKLFKAIREIKEAYSPPAVFVYSTCVTALIGDDIEAVCKRAAEKFGLPVVPVNAPGFVGSKNLGNKLAGEALLDHVIGTVEPDDAGAYDINILGEFNLSGEFWLVKPLLDRLGIRVRACIPGDARYLDVASAHRARATMMVCSTALINLARKMEERWGIPFFEGSFYGITDTSEALRQIAGLLVRRGADPELLDRTEALIAEEEATAWRRLEAYRPPLQGKRVLLNTGGVKSWSVVHALMEIGVEIVGTSVKKSTVEDKERIKQISRTRNHMFESMAPRDLYAMLAEHKADIMLSGGRTQFIALKAKMPWLDINQERHHPYAGYDGMVELVRQIDLAIHNPVWAQVREPAPWDGYLASEEEAPGEEGVTATVHAFRKFAGTTADDFGEC